In Streptomyces nojiriensis, one genomic interval encodes:
- a CDS encoding tetratricopeptide repeat protein: MPLRHHAALTTAQAALAAARESDDQLQVGWALGYTAGALHRLGRAEESLNWAREAADQLGRQTGAPSRLAELTILNTLGQNLRQAGRAREALAIHRRSRSICHAGIPGKPQELIGLYLAVTQQHIGNDLAALHRWNEAEEPLRYALTRFEAARMPAWSEPARLDLGIVLRHLTRHQEAHAVLTNAHDALGLLNNPRRIEAADELRRLDSTRNRAAHPPS; encoded by the coding sequence GTGCCTCTACGACACCACGCCGCCCTGACCACCGCACAGGCCGCCCTCGCCGCGGCCCGCGAGAGCGACGACCAGCTCCAGGTGGGGTGGGCCCTGGGCTACACGGCCGGAGCACTTCACCGACTCGGCCGCGCCGAAGAGTCCCTCAACTGGGCCCGGGAAGCCGCCGACCAGCTCGGCCGGCAGACCGGCGCACCAAGCCGCCTCGCCGAACTGACCATCCTCAACACCCTTGGCCAGAACCTGCGCCAGGCCGGACGCGCACGGGAAGCCCTGGCCATCCACCGGCGCAGCCGATCCATCTGCCACGCCGGCATCCCGGGAAAGCCACAAGAGCTGATCGGCCTCTACCTGGCAGTGACCCAACAGCACATCGGCAACGACCTCGCCGCCCTCCACCGCTGGAACGAGGCAGAAGAACCCCTGCGCTACGCGCTGACCCGATTCGAGGCAGCGCGGATGCCCGCCTGGAGCGAACCGGCCCGCCTCGACCTCGGCATCGTCCTGCGCCACCTCACCCGCCACCAGGAAGCCCACGCGGTCCTCACCAACGCCCACGATGCCCTCGGCCTGCTGAACAACCCCCGCCGGATCGAAGCCGCCGACGAACTCCGCCGACTCGATTCCACGCGTAACCGCGCTGCTCACCCGCCAAGTTGA
- a CDS encoding dihydrofolate reductase family protein — protein MRKIKAQLFISLDGVVEAPDQWHFPYFNEEMGAAVDATLGRADTLLLGRRTYDSFAGAWPEREAAGGEDAPFAKVLGDARKIVVSKGPYDFTWRNSELLVGDLATAVAALKNEPGADTPVWISGSVSVVRQLVAAGLLDELNLLLHPIAVRTGMRLFEEDAPPIPLELVSAETFRTGVLNLFYAVATAPGEGTYEDAKTHLPQH, from the coding sequence ATGAGGAAGATCAAGGCGCAGCTGTTCATCTCGCTCGACGGTGTCGTCGAGGCGCCCGACCAGTGGCACTTCCCCTACTTCAACGAGGAGATGGGGGCGGCCGTCGACGCGACCCTCGGCCGGGCCGACACGCTGCTGCTCGGGCGCCGGACCTACGACAGCTTCGCGGGCGCCTGGCCGGAGCGGGAAGCGGCCGGCGGAGAGGATGCCCCGTTCGCCAAGGTGCTCGGTGACGCCCGCAAGATCGTGGTGTCGAAGGGTCCGTACGACTTCACCTGGCGGAACTCCGAGCTGCTCGTCGGCGACCTCGCCACAGCGGTCGCCGCGCTGAAGAACGAGCCGGGCGCGGACACCCCCGTCTGGATCAGCGGCTCGGTCTCCGTCGTGCGGCAGCTGGTGGCCGCCGGGCTCCTGGACGAACTGAACCTCCTGCTGCACCCGATCGCCGTGCGCACCGGCATGCGCCTGTTCGAGGAGGACGCGCCGCCGATCCCGCTGGAGCTGGTGTCCGCCGAGACCTTCCGGACCGGTGTGCTGAACCTCTTCTACGCCGTGGCCACCGCACCCGGCGAGGGGACGTACGAGGATGCCAAGACCCACCTGCCCCAGCACTAG
- a CDS encoding DUF2716 domain-containing protein — protein sequence MDVGERWAMYDGLRGQVPHWHPVGVVVEAEGPVVRRHYGTHGTAEHTPLAPGTDTAALVRRQQEAFAERGEPVEWKVYAHDSPDLGPALTAAGFTPGWERSVLLAAPLPGERPAATAEPRSGVHDLYRVRDQAERTWEVAVASPGPHATPYAEMIADGASDEGDVLIEVLLEHGLAVAVAWACADEGPFALVGGLTDDDGDFVKACTDRWRVQGLLGQPLLAEAEGPLRESLRKAGFTEVTTVRSYHWRPPSTPESTRPAQFLDWLHDDGPLWDRFYADFDFKPSTTHRPAITEPVPSAVWHLHAHHRPVQDVPGRVDAIVRHGLLAATEPGEFVYWLDWQHDGYRYDPRRTDAPGRPPRPGLGTYPDGDYHLHLTDDLRLGTFGHPWEQTLTVWGPTLLAAVETELTELLGEPVRRRT from the coding sequence ATGGACGTGGGTGAGCGCTGGGCGATGTACGACGGGCTGCGGGGGCAGGTCCCGCACTGGCATCCCGTCGGGGTGGTCGTCGAGGCCGAAGGACCGGTCGTACGCCGCCACTACGGGACGCACGGCACGGCCGAGCACACCCCCCTCGCCCCGGGGACGGACACCGCCGCACTGGTGCGCCGCCAGCAGGAGGCCTTCGCGGAGCGCGGTGAGCCGGTGGAGTGGAAGGTGTACGCGCACGACTCGCCGGACCTCGGCCCGGCGCTGACGGCGGCGGGGTTCACCCCGGGCTGGGAGCGTTCCGTACTGCTCGCCGCACCGCTGCCCGGCGAGCGGCCCGCCGCCACGGCAGAGCCCCGGTCGGGGGTGCACGACCTGTACCGGGTGAGGGACCAGGCCGAACGGACCTGGGAAGTCGCCGTGGCCTCCCCCGGCCCCCACGCGACGCCCTACGCCGAGATGATCGCCGACGGCGCCTCGGACGAGGGCGATGTCCTCATCGAGGTCCTGCTGGAGCACGGCCTCGCCGTCGCAGTCGCCTGGGCTTGCGCCGACGAGGGCCCCTTCGCCCTCGTCGGCGGCCTGACCGACGACGACGGGGACTTCGTCAAGGCCTGTACCGACCGTTGGCGCGTGCAGGGCCTGCTCGGGCAGCCCCTCCTCGCCGAGGCCGAGGGCCCGCTGCGCGAAAGCCTGCGGAAGGCCGGCTTCACCGAAGTCACCACCGTTCGCTCCTACCACTGGCGCCCACCGAGCACCCCCGAGAGCACCCGCCCCGCGCAGTTCCTCGACTGGCTCCACGACGACGGTCCGCTGTGGGACCGCTTCTACGCTGACTTCGACTTCAAGCCGAGCACCACCCACCGGCCCGCGATCACCGAACCCGTTCCCTCCGCCGTATGGCACCTGCACGCCCACCACCGGCCGGTCCAGGACGTCCCCGGGCGGGTCGACGCGATCGTCCGGCACGGGCTGCTCGCCGCCACCGAGCCCGGGGAGTTCGTGTACTGGCTCGACTGGCAACACGACGGCTACCGCTACGACCCCCGGCGCACCGACGCCCCGGGACGGCCGCCCCGCCCCGGTCTGGGCACGTACCCCGACGGCGATTACCACCTCCACCTCACCGACGACCTGCGCCTGGGCACCTTCGGCCACCCCTGGGAACAGACGCTGACCGTCTGGGGGCCCACCCTGCTGGCCGCCGTCGAGACGGAACTGACCGAGCTGCTCGGAGAACCGGTCAGGCGCCGCACCTGA